The sequence GTTGTAACTAGCTCTTGAATTTTCTATCATCCAATTCAAAATACCCTTCCTTGGAGAGTCTGCCAATTACCTCATAGTGTCGACATGGGTTGCCAGGATGAGCCTTTGGTACAAAAAGTCTGGGAGTTGTATGAGCAAATCACAAGCCTTGAGAACCTCAAACCTTCCAAAGATGTCAACATGATCTTCACAAAACTTGTTCTCACATGCATGCCACCAAATCCAATTGATGTAACCAAGCTGTGCAAAAAGGTGCAAGAAATGAGGTCAAAGCTCATTAGGCTTTGTGGTGAGGCTGAGGGACATTTGGAGAGTCATTACTCTACCATTTTAGGCTCATATGAAAACCCACTTGACCATCTCAATATTTTTCCTTACTATTCTAATTACCTCAAGCTTAGCCTCCTTGAATTCAATATCCTTAGCCAACACTACACCCATGTCCCTAGCAAAATTGCCTTTGTGGGCTCAGGTCCCCTTCCTCTTACCTCAATTGTCTTGGCCTCCAAACACCTTACCCATACCACCTTTCACAACTATGATATTGACCCTTTAGCCAATTCACAGGCTATTGGCTTATTTTCATCTGATTCTGACTTATCCAAAAGAATGTTCTTCCATACCAATGATATAATGAATGTAACCAATGAATTAAAAGACTATGAAGTTGTTTTCTTGGCAGCTCTAGTTGGCATGGACAAAGAGGACAAGATTAAAGTCGTTGATCATTTGGCTAAGTACATGGCTCCAGGAGCTCTTTTGATGCTGAGAAGTGCACATGGGGCTCGCGCTTTTCTCTATCCAGTGATTGATCCTCGCGATCTTCGTGGATTCGAGTTTCTCTCAGTGTTTCATCCCACTGATGAGGTTGTTAACTCAGTTGTCATTGCACGTAAGTATGCAATGCCTCCACACTCACTTGAGAAAGGTCTTGGCCCCATTATACTGCCTAACAAGTGTGCTGAAATCCAAGCCTTCAATCACTTCAACCAAGGCAATATGATTGAGGAATTGGCCATTGAGGACAAAATCTCATAAACTCATtattcatctttctttcttcaagaTGTCTATCTATATATGTTGCTGCACATGGTAATCGAGTCATGAAAgtgctcttctttttttcttttttcattatgTTGGTGCATGTCTAACTTGTTTACCTCCTACAAAGATGTTTCTATTTTGTGTTCTGGCATCTTCTATTGTTGAAACGGAAGCTCTGATCGATACCAGTTTGTTGTGAGAAAGGGCTTCTAGAAAACATCTCCAAATAAGAAGGGTTCAACTCCAATCTGTGTTTCATTTATTAGTTTTCCATGTATTATCTAGAAAAAAAGTTCACATGCTATGGCAGCTAAAAAATGCATTTGTATGAAGAAAGAGTTTTACTTATTTGATTGTTATATATTCTTGCTTTCTCTAATTTCATAGTTCCTTGCTTTCGATTTGAAGACTTCTAAATAAGCGTACAAGTGCCTTGCACAATGTTTACTTTGACCTCAATTCTTTGGCCCCAATTAGTTAAGAAGAAAAGGTCTAATTCACCACTGTGTCTATGCTGACAATTGGCCTGAAAAGACATATTTAGCTGATATCATGCCTTTTATCTACATCTTCTCATTCTAGGTAATTCAATGTTACGTTTCTCTCCTTTGATGTCTAAATGAGGATAGCATATTTTGTGGTGATATCAGTGAGTGGAGGTTATCAGCGAAAGGAAAGTAGACACAAAGGCCAATTGAGAGAGACCCTTTTTTTGGTTGGGCTAGGCAATTATATCTTTTGAGTTATTGCAAGTGCAATAACATGTATCATTGTGCCCATCTTTTTCTGTTAATCCGATAGTAAGTTGTTTGTGAAACAACAGTGCTTTCTATTCATTTTTGAGTGTCAGTAGCTCCAAGAGGTGAATGGTTAATACTATTTGGTTAGTGTCCAAATTCTTACaccctaaaactaaaactacAGGGACACATTCTATTTaacaaactatttttatttGCTGAGGAAAGCTATTTAACAAACTTGATATCAAGGTTCTGCCTGTTTTTGCGTATAATATGACCGAAGAATAAATTATACCAATTATTTTGGACTTGGCATGTTAGATTGTAACAGTGAAATTGAAGTAATACATGATAAATGAAAACTATGGAAACTTTAGTTTACTCTCAAGAAAACACTTAAcaataaaattagaaatattttgttttgaactcAAGTCCAATCACTCTTGATGTCTCGATGCGTTGCCGTGTTTCAAAAGCTTAAGCTTTATCACTCAACATTTGCTAACACACATAAAATGATAATGCCTTTTAAGTATGGCAATTTAAGTTCTCCAATTAAATGCAACTATGTGACTACAATGACCAACACATTGCAAAATATGTTATCTTAATTCATTTATTAATGTAGAcacataattgaatttaattaaataacctATTGTATAACACTAAATAACCATACCTaagttttaatgttttatttttttatttttgggatttttggtgATAAGTAGCCAGGTAATTCGCAGAAGTACAATTGCTGCACCATTGGGCTTTGAATTTCTGACCTTCATGTTTGCAAACTTTCACCTAACGATTGACTACCAGTTTAGTGGTCAAAAGACTCGTTTTTATAGACTCAAACTCATACCACCATGAGGTCCAAATCataagtaaaatttgtaatagcTGAAAAGGATCCTAAATACTTTTCTACAAGGAGGGCAAAAGAATAGCAACCTCACgtagaaattttttaaacattacaCATCCTCAAGATTTATCTGTGGTGCCCAGTGACCTAGtcaaaaagcttttttttttgggtgcgtCCATAGCTCACTACGGGACATATGGTGAGTCTAAACTTAAAACTAGTACAGGGAATGGTTGTAATAATTGCATCAACTAATCTGTATCAagttctaattaaaaaaaaaaatacaaaaaaagttCTATTAACTTGGATTTGTATTCGAGAAAGGAGGCAAAAGTGTACATTTATTGTTTATCATTATGGTTTACTATTTGGCTACAAGTCACATCTAGTTTGCCAAGTCCCTCAATGAATTTAAGTGATTTAGAACTTTGAGAAATATTGGCCGTAGaaagtttaaaattaatttgaccAAGATATTAGAAAACTATAAGAAGAGTTTAGAGTGTCTATattctttataattattattttaatgaatattttatatattaaaaaaagctcttctttttattttccttttaattttttttaaatagtcaATCGACATTAATAAAAGCATTATATCACATGGATAtatattggatatttttttttaattgaatatgtTTATAGTTCAAATTCTTCCTTACCCAActattacattaaaataataataataataaaactgtTCAGATTTTGGCAAGTTGAACAAGGTTACAAAACTTTAATTCCAAAACTTTATGATGGacaccaaattaaaaaaaaaaaaatcatattaattttttttgagatcaTCTTTATAACAGAAAAAAAGTGTATATCCTGAAAAATGTATCTCTGTTTAGAACTAAAAATTGTCTCTGAGTTTACTCTATCATTTAATAATTATCCTAAAGATTTACCTCGAAATGGTCTAAAATAAGAGAATTATTTGTGCTTGTATATTATAGTAAAGTGCTCTAAGAGCTTAAGACATCGATCTTAatgacaaaataataataataatcataataataaagaatagtAAGCCTCACTAGTGTGAATGTTCGCAATAACATTCCATAGAAGTTCTTGTTGCCAATGGGTGCAAAGATGTCGACATACTCTTTGTCAGTCTCCTCCATAACCTCATAGTGTCGACATAGGGTGCAAAGATGTCGACATACTCTTTGTACAACCTGTGCAGATTGCTTTTAAATATGGAGAGGCATTTCTTAAGTTGAAATGAAAACCCACTTGACCAAAATCTCAGTATTTTCCCTTGCTATTTCAGTTCTCTCAAGTTTTGCATCCTTGAACTTGAACTCACCATAACCTCATCTCAAATTCATTATGTTCTTCCATAATATAGTTATATAATGAATGTTATCCATTTGGCTAATTACATGGCTCCTGGATCTTTTTTTGATGCTCATGGGGGGTGGTTTTATTGATTCTTTTGTGATCTTCTTTGGTTGAGGTTCTTTTGGTGTTTCATTTTCGTCCCACTGATGATGAGGTTATTACTTCTTAACTCAGTTGTTACTTTGCCAAAATATTCAATGCCTTGGTCCCATGTTACTGCTTAGTGACAAGAGCTCTTAAATCCAAGGCTTCAGTGATCTCAACCATGGGAACATGTTTGAGGATCATGAACTGGCCATTGAAGTGCAACTCTCATCAATTATGTCTTTTTGTGATGCTCTCTACATGAGAATAGGGTCATGAAAATTACTTCTTTGATTTGTTCATGCATGTCTAACTTGTTCACCCACTCcaaaacatttctttttttttttggatcttcTTGC comes from Castanea sativa cultivar Marrone di Chiusa Pesio chromosome 3, ASM4071231v1 and encodes:
- the LOC142627111 gene encoding nicotianamine synthase-like — translated: MGCQDEPLVQKVWELYEQITSLENLKPSKDVNMIFTKLVLTCMPPNPIDVTKLCKKVQEMRSKLIRLCGEAEGHLESHYSTILGSYENPLDHLNIFPYYSNYLKLSLLEFNILSQHYTHVPSKIAFVGSGPLPLTSIVLASKHLTHTTFHNYDIDPLANSQAIGLFSSDSDLSKRMFFHTNDIMNVTNELKDYEVVFLAALVGMDKEDKIKVVDHLAKYMAPGALLMLRSAHGARAFLYPVIDPRDLRGFEFLSVFHPTDEVVNSVVIARKYAMPPHSLEKGLGPIILPNKCAEIQAFNHFNQGNMIEELAIEDKIS